atattttattttgtgttttattttaattttgatgaagtttcagtacacatattctacgctactatatacatgcatatgaaatttcaaacaagaagaattcaagaggaatatataatatatattcaatctcggttgaccatatacaacttcgaacaagttttcatacacaattaggatggatgaccatatacaacttcgaacaagtttcaatctcgggtatgcatataaatttcttcgtcctcggtatagtgttctcctttaggattgatgacttccctcatgaaaaatcctgctaattcatcttgaattggtcggaagcgagcttctggactaagcctcctccgcaagttatctgtcgccttccgcacgctatccgatgccttccgctcagaggtgtgtctccggatgttctcacaaacatagtatccacatagattggtccccggtggctgcttatccacattaactaaccttctaaaatttagctcatgtttgaattcaccgacaatttcttctgagaaccgtctccaaaccctacagggcaaagaaaattaaatgaacaagggagttattagttacttgatattaggaaatgaacgaaagagatcgatcgatatagagctcaaatgattgaaaataattacttttgcagcatttttctcatgtcggcccaacgctttggatccgaatccatagagtccatgattagaactctggaggtgtgaagttcaatatttagcagaatccagtggaacctgcggacacgttacatgcacagtcatgcataactcatcgattagacataccatgcatggagtaaacaaaagagaataggcacaagagagaaacactcacccaaaatggtaaggaaatagaatatgaattttgagttgatgctttctaagaaacttgtacaagtctttctccacgtcttcggggtgattttgtaacacacATCCATTagcgatatgtgggtcaatgaacccaacatcatggatgtttcttattttgcattcccaaatcttcaatctgcataatagcgtacgcaacaatatagttaggacaatatatatatatatatatatatatatatatatatatatatatatagtgcaggcaatgaagaacgagatgaggtagaaataaatcacttacagaacgtagcaactcagcatagatttgtcgagctcgcgcagattgaacagctgaaataattcactcatatgaacttgtacagagtaccatttggtgtgatgctcctctgtaacatccgcataaacatattctttgtcggcccatgttatgaattgcttgtaccaatgtagcagatttcgcatttgtggtggtagactcttttcccgcgcaggctcgacgagaggcccattccgcacatattgtaatgctatctcacatattggcgcatcctcaaggcctaagaaggcacgaagagtcaaacccatctcggacgcttgtttcatggcactcgctacagtcaatccaagtgctgctgcagctgctatgatctcggggtcctcttccggaccggctttcactatgagcggggggatcgattgtttattctgcatcccgagctggtcaacttgtttcccgctttttttactttcttctttctcctccttcaatatttttgcttgcctacgaagttcatgtccatagtcgtcaggcatattcagctcggcttgggacggtgtcgtcaaaaaatccttagcccacttcttttgcttctcagtgaatacttgcttgggctcaggctcttttatcgccttcgtatccgccttccatttctcataatgagcagacgcggccaatttggtttcagcttcactaagttcccaaggccttgggaggagaggcttcagtgatggctccggcacccttgtggtcttaggtacataagggtccgggttaatagtccaggagcgggtttccttgctgtccgcctgcttctgcttcttcgccggaggtggattggggggtgtcgtacccgccggaggaggattggggggcggcgactgcttacccgccggaggttgtggatcgggggacggcgtcgaatggcgtgaaggaggtgtaggtggaccaccacgaccaccaccaccgccgccaccaccaccagcaccaccatcggaggggggtggacttgttagccttggcgcctcgcctgaaaacactatgtacttctttttccatagaatgatctggcgcttgacatctccaagtcttctctccccttcgggtgtagctttgtcaatctccaggtcctcaaactcttggactatgtcttccaccgtgacacgagcatagccatatgcaatggggttgttgtggtggagtgctccaggtgtacagggtaaagcactgccggtagctaccttcgtggaaacgttccccacgggataatgcagatcacattctttcatctcctttacatcatccacagggtagtgaggctccggtgcacgaatctcgatcatcggtgcattagcaccaggcggggcatccgtggaagccacgctgcttctccgctgctggcttccgcgatccgcttcatgatcttcatgcggccctgcagccgatttttcttttactagttcatgcacggtctgcttcaactcatggagttccgatgcaaacttcgccaaaagatctgcatcccggtccgtctttctcttacggcttctgtaatagtacgggtcattgtcctaggaaaaccctactttccacggaattctgcctttgcctcgtacacgtcctccgtgttcatcattccccagggctgttgtcagtgcgtctttctctctgttgaacttgatcaagccctcttgagcttgggtcattgcgtcaataagggcttgggtgggagcaaactttttcttccggtaaacacacacccctgtctccgggtctagcgatcccccatgcccgtaccaccagcttttggcccttgggtcccatccctctgtacctagtgggattcctcgcaccctcaggtcctcctccatcttctgccacttaggctccgaaaggcggtatcctcctggccccataatatgatggaactttttcttactcgcattatccttttttcgatatttccttgaaatgctccgatttcttttgcctcacaaattctggccaatcatctttcagtttctcatgttgtccattgaaatccggagtcttgcccttgttgacatagtcacgggttaaatttttcttgaagttccagaatgcttcgcccatcttctgaagagcgaactctttaactagcctcctcctctcacgtccacccggaacctcgttaccgaattcatcgactttgttgtattccggaggtagaatgaaatgttccataagctttctccagcaatcctttttcgttctcttgtcgacaaaactgaaaccaagacgtgccttctttggctccttccattcctggacggtgatcgggacgttgtctctaacagcGACTCcacattggttgataaactttgaggcgtgctgtaggggcttgccggtttcactgacaaaatcaatggcatatgtttctcctgttttcattgccttggatttgccacgctttgtcgtactcgatccggccgagggctaaaaaagAAAGAgtgtcgcgcgcgttaatacatatgtattcacatttcagtaagtttgtatcacgagaggctcaatgtatatatatacctcgccggaggtggttgctacttgcaattcgagatcgtcgtttgttgacggttgacctccgtcgacaatgtccattccttcaccttcttgatcatcgacaatgtctgttccaccgtcaaggttcagaaaagaagagactacatcctcttcttgctcatattctgagcccggcacataaggaatctcgttgtttatgatgcccattaaataacgttcagcctccggatccctaagcggctcggctctatcgtccgccatatgtcactcctgcatgtagtaaaaattaattaagtataaaggaattaaaaaaataagattaaggggacatagaggaggagcagcgacggttgaatgattaagagctattaaaaaataaaattgatGTTTCTTGGTCAAATTTATACAATTATTcccaaataaatttccttttctttttccttttctttttcctctctgctctctctttccttttctttttccttttcagttttttattgagcactaatttgcatagaagtttttgtttttccttttgtttttccttttcttttaccTCCGCCGCCGCTCAAATTTAATGATTTATACAATTATTcccaaataaatttccttttctttttccttttctttttcctctctgctctctctttccttttctttttcattttcttttttccttttctttttcctctctgctctctctttccttttctttttcctctctgctctctctttcctgcggaggacggcaggcggcggcgggaggcggaggggcaggggcagcgggggcggcgcgcaggggctggggcagcggcggcggcgcgcaggggcagggccagcggtggcggcggcgcgcagggcaggacaggggcggcggcggcagtgcaggggcaggggcggcggcggcggcgcgcaggggcaggggcagcggtggcggcggcgcgcaggggcaggggcagcggcggcggcgcgcaggggcaggggcagcggtggcggcggcgcgcaggcagggcaggggcggcggcggctgtgcagggcaagggcggcggcgtagggcaggggaagtgggggcagagctcactgggggcgtcggcgtcgatcggcgtcggggcagggcgtcggcgtcgatcggcgtcggggcagtagcctggcggcgtcggggcagggcgtcggcgtcgagaggagaatgggaggtgggggaaaatttactaagtgttgtatatatagacagagcattagtcccggttggggacaccaaccgcgactaaaggtaccctttagtcccggttgggcgGTTGGtatccccaaccgggactaaaggttctttcgcgccgctttcgttcccgcgcggaaagagcctttagtcgcggttcgtgtctTTTTCATATAgttttcattttaaaatcttaaaaatacaaataatatatcaaaaaattcagaaaaataaaactaattcattttaaaatcttaaaaatagaaataatatatcaaaaaattcaaaaaaataaaactaattcatttgaaaatcttaaaaatacaaataatatatcaaaaaattcagaaaaataaaactaattcattttaaaatcttaaaaatagaaataatatatcaaaaattcaaaaaaataaaactaattcatttgaaaatcttaaaaatacaaataatatatcaaaaaattcaaaaaaaataaaactaattcattttaaaatcttaaaaatagaaataatatatcaaaaaatttaaaaaaataaaaataattcattttaaaatcttaaaaatacaaataatatataaaacatccagaaaaataaaactaattcattttaaaaattcagaccgattgttttgttctacatccttgatcccttgaaggtttgacaaaaggtttgatacatcattcagtttatcgaccaaatacaaatcatccggattcgccatcgtacgttttaattcacatgatccattcaacaaagtttggtacaataaattattacacatcaattcttcccttgtgtccctgcttgcttacgattgtgccgtatccatggagcatcctcatcatttaacttaatgcttgggtcagtgttcactttgaagggcggaatttcaccaaacatattataatcttctgacatgtctgtcttgtcctccactcccacgatgtttcttttccctgaaagaacattgtggcgctttggatcatcgcatgatgtactgatcgttttcttatctttccgtttcctcggtttgctactcatgtccttcaaataaaaaacctgagcgacatctttggcaaggacgaatggttcgtcaaggtaaccaagattgttgaaatccaccattgtcattccgtattgctcgtccacctttaccccacctcctattagcttgaaccatttgcaccggaacaaagggaccttaaaggagggtccatagtcaagttcccatatctcctctatgtaaccataatatgtgaccttttgcccattctcggttgctgcatcaaagcggacaccactgttttggttggtgctctttttatcttgggcgatggtgtaaaatgtattcccatttatctcgtacccttggaaagtcgttatagtcgaagatggtgtcttggccaacatgtacagctgatctccaacatcattgtcattcattaaatgtttcgcaaccaactgccgaaagtctccatgtgggcctttctaatccaggattcaggcttccccgggttgtccgagcgtaaaatattcttgtgttgctcgaagtacggagccaccaagctggaattttgcagaactgtgtggtgtgcttcagtcatagaatgaccgtccatacatatcattgatttccttccgatcgtgccttttccacttagtctcccctcgtgccgcgattgaggaataccaatcggcttaaggtcaggaacatagtcaatacagaactcaattacctcctcatttccatagcccttgacgatgcttccttctggcctagcacggttacgaacatatttctttaatactcccatgaacctctcaaaggggaacatattgtgtagaaatacaggaccgagaatggaaatctcttcgactaggtggagcaggaggcgcgtcataatatcgaagaaggatggtgggaacaccaactcgaaactgacaaggcattggaccacatcgttctgtaaccgtggtagatcttctggattgattaccttctgagagattgcattaaggaatgcacatagcttcacaatggctactcgaacattttccggtaggagccccctcaaagcaatcggaagcaattgcgtcataatcacgtggcagtcgtgagacttcaggttttggaactttttgtccgccatgtttattattccctttatattcgacgagaagccagacgggaccttcatactgctcaggcattcaaaaaaaatgaccttctcttctttggtaagagcgtagctgacacaaccttgaaaccattccggatgccggtcatctgggtctttcaaaagttgctggtcctgccgtgcttcctttgtatcatttgtcttcccatacacgcccaagaagcttagtaggttcacgcaaatattcttcgtaacatgcatcacgtcgattgcagagcggacatctaggactttccaatattctagctcccaaaatatagatttcttcttccacatgggtgcgtgcccgtcaactccccgcggaactgattgtccgccaggaccctttccaaagatgactttcaaatccttgaccatatcaaatatctcagcaccagtacgttccgcaggcttcgaccggtgatctgccttgccgttgaaatgcttgcctttctttcttacgttatgatttcggggaagaaatcgacgatgacccaggtacacgttcttcttacaattacccaaacgtacactttcagtctcatgtaagcagtgcgtgcatgcattgtatcccttatttgtttgtcccgaaaggttactgagagcaggccaatcgttgatggttacaaaaagcaacgcttgtaggtcaaattcctcttctttgtgctcatcccagacacgtacaccaggtctgccccacaactgtaaaagttcatcaactaatggccttaggtacacatcgatgtcgttcccgggttgctttggaccttggatgagcactggcatcataatgaacttccgcttcatgcacaaccaaggaggaaggttgtagatgcatagagtcacgggccaggtgctatggctggagctctgctcgccaaaaggattcatgccatcagtacttagaccaaatcttatgttccttgcgtcagctgcaaaatctttgaacactctgtcgatctttctccattgtgttccatcagcggtgtgtctcaactccccgtcggacttacggtcctctttgtgccatcgcaacgacttggcatgctttttgttcctgaacagacgtttcaaccatggtattataggagcataccacatcaccttggcgggaaccctcttcctgggtttctcgccctcaacatcgtcaccagggtcatcgcctctgatcttataacgcaatgcagtgcatacagggcattcattcaaattctcgtattcaccgcggtagaggatgcagtcgttaatgcatgcatgtatcttcagaacctctaaacctagagggcagacaaccttttttgcttcgtacgtactggcgggcaactcgttattcttcggaaacatattcttcaacattttcagcaaattttcaaatgatgagtcagctacaccttcctgtgccttccattttagcaaatccagtgtgcagcccagctttttcagactattatcgcatcctggatacaacgactttttgtgatcctctaacatgcgatccaaattctccctctccttgtcagtttcgcagcgtctccgtgcatcagcaatggtccgaccaagatcatcagcgggctcatcatgtgcctcttcttcaccttcacctaacccttccccaccttcagcatcatcctccatgaaagtatcaccgaaatgatcatgatagttgtcatcgatatcatccccttcttcatcttcttccattctaacccctctttctccatgcttggtccaacaattatagctt
This genomic window from Aegilops tauschii subsp. strangulata cultivar AL8/78 chromosome 4, Aet v6.0, whole genome shotgun sequence contains:
- the LOC141021654 gene encoding uncharacterized protein codes for the protein MNRQWMYGPRLSGEFTTGLKDFLVVANANKQRGFIICPCAVCKNQKGYSSSRDVHMHLLRHGFMRSYNCWTKHGERGVRMEEDEEGDDIDDNYHDHFGDTFMEDDAEGGEGLGEGEEEAHDEPADDLGRTIADARRRCETDKERENLDRMLEDHKKSLYPGCDNSLKKLGCTLDLLKWKAQEGVADSSFENLLKMLKNMFPKNNELPASTYEAKKVVCPLGLEVLKIHACINDCILYRGEYENLNECPVCTALRYKIRGDDPGDDVEGEKPRKRVPAKVMWYAPIIPWLKRLFRNKKHAKSLRWHKEDRKSDGELRHTADGTQWRKIDRVFKDFAADARNIRKNVYLGHRRFLPRNHNVRKKGKHFNGKADHRSKPAERTGAEIFDMVKDLKVIFGKGPGGQSVPRGVDGHAPMWKKKSIFWELEYWKVLDVRSAIDVMHVTKNICVNLLSFLGVYGKTNDTKEARQDQQLLKDPDDRHPEWFQGCVSYALTKEEKILK